One stretch of Eupeodes corollae chromosome 2, idEupCoro1.1, whole genome shotgun sequence DNA includes these proteins:
- the LOC129944616 gene encoding cleavage and polyadenylation specificity factor subunit 6 isoform X3, translating to MKMADGVVIDLYADDLDEKDFSTQAQDDFNAEGVDLYDDISVPNDNVAVVDGSSVASSQADDNSGATSNGVYHQSGSLTPNHMGRRYQLYIGNLTWWTTDQDISNTMRDIGVADFQEVKFFENRSNGQSKGFCVISLGSENSMRIVMERLSKKELHGQVPVVTYPTKQALNQFESQQKTRPVPPQQNGPRGPIPNMGGMPQHPVQGAPPGHQPRMMNPNMPPGQFRPQHMPQNMQGPPGPNQGPPRMQPPPMHQGGPMGPQNQMQGPPRYPNQGQWNGPRPNGPRPGPMNGPPHQQRPQMFQGPPGGMPPRGPRPDWSRPPMHGGFPPQGPPGPPQGPPHMQGPPRGPPPPQMGGPGGPPHGGPAPHVNPAFFNQGGGPPQHAGGPPMGGPHGPPGPQPGMAMPHQGPPHFAQQGAPRGPWPGAQAKPAGPFPEQAIVPQLNEVEFEEIMGRNRTVSSSAIARAVSDAAAGEYSSAIETLVTAISLIKQSKVANDERCKILISSLQDTLHGIETKSYNRRERSRSRERTHRSRPRRERSSSRYRERSRERERERDREAASYRERSRSRERERATADHYRDDRSARPRKSPEAVAEVVSDPPSKRSYYEERYRSSDRDRDRDRDRERERDRDRDRERERDRREEHRSRH from the exons atgaAAATGGCTGACGGCGTGGTTATCGATTTGTATGCCGATGATTTGGATGAAAAAGATTTTAGCACCCAGGCTCAA GATGATTTTAACGCGGAAGGTGTAGATTTGTACGATGATATCAGCGTACCAAATGATAATGTAGCAGTCGTGGACGGCTCCTCAGTCGCCTCATCCCAAGCTGATGATAATTCGGGGGCTACATCCAATGGAGTTTACCATCAAAGTGGTAGCCTGACTCCTAATCACATGGGGCGACGTTATCAACTTTATATAGGAAATTTGACATGG TGGACAACTGACCAAGATATTTCAAATACAATGCGTGACATTGGCGTGGCGGATTTCCAAGAGGTGAAGTTCTTTGAAAACCGTTCGAATGGCCAATCGAAGGGATTCTGTGTGATTTCACTGGGCTCAGAAAATAGCATGCGCATAGTTATGGAGCGTCTGTCCAAAAAAGAACTCCACGGACAAGTTCCAGTGGTAACATATCCAACGAAACAGGCGCTTAATCAGTTCGAGAGCCAACAAAAGACTCGGCCGGTACCTCCACAGCAGAATGGCCCGCGAGGTCCGATTCCAAATATGGGAGGAATGCCTCAACATCCGGTGCAGGGCGCACCACCTGGCCATCAACCCCGTATGATGAATCCAAATATGCCACCTGGTCAGTTTCGTCCTCAGCATATGCCTCAAAATATGCAAGGTCCTCCAGGACCTAATCAAGGTCCACCCCGAATGCAG CCACCGCCAATGCACCAAGGAGGACCAATGGGACCACAGAATCAAATGCAAGGACCGCCTCGTTATCCTAATCAGGGCCAGTGGAATGGTCCACGTCCAAATGGACCAAGGCCCGGTCCTATGAATGGTCCGCCTCATCAACAAAGGCCACAAATG TTCCAGGGACCGCCAGGTGGCATGCCCCCACGAGGACCGCGACCGGACTGGAGTAGACCTCCCATGCATGGTGGTTTTCCACCACAAGGTCCACCTGGCCCGCCACAAGGGCCTCCTCATATGCAAGGACCACCTCGTGGACCACCACCACCGCAGATGGGTGGACCCGGAGGCCCACCACATGGTGGACCAGCTCCTCATGTTAATCCAGCGTTCTTCAATCAAGGTGGTGGACCACCTCAACATGCTGGGGGACCACCAATGGGTGGACCCCATGGTCCACCGGGCCCGCAACCCGGAATGGCTATGCCTCATCAAGGTCCTCCGCACTTTGCTCAACAAGGTGCACCACGGGGTCCATGGCCCGGTGCACAAGCCAAACCAGCTGGACCATTCCCTGAACAAGCTATTGTTCCTCAATTGAATGAAGTTGAGTTCGAAGAGATAATGGGAAGGAATAGAACTGTTAGTAGTTCAGCAATTGCAAG AGCGGTATCAGATGCTGCAGCAGGTGAATATTCCAGTGCAATTGAAACTCTTGTAACTGCTATATCACTAATAAAGCAATCGAAAGTTGCTAATGACGAACGCTGTAAGATATTGATAAGTTCCCTGCAGGACACCCTCCATGGGATCGAAACTAAGAGCTACAATCGCAGAGAAAGATCACGCTCCAGAGAACGAACTCATAGATCAAGACCAAGGCGTGAGCGATCGTCATCACGTTATCGCGAACGGTCTAGAGAGCGGGAAAGGGAAAGAGATCGAGAAGCTGC gagCTACCGCGAACGCTCGAGAAGTAGAGAACGTGAACGTGCAACTGCAGATCATTACAGAGACGACAG ATCAGCCAGACCCCGCAAATCACCGGAAGCCGTTGCAGAGGTAGTAAGTGATCCACCTTCTAAGCGCAGCTATTATGAGGAAAGGTATAGGTCTTCGGATCGTGACAGAGATCGTGACCGCGATCGTGAACGTGAACGTGATCGCGACCGTGACCGTGAACGCGAACGCGATCGCCGCGAAGAGCATCGATCTCGTCACTAG
- the LOC129944616 gene encoding cleavage and polyadenylation specificity factor subunit 6 isoform X5: protein MKMADGVVIDLYADDLDEKDFSTQAQDDFNAEGVDLYDDISVPNDNVAVVDGSSVASSQADDNSGATSNGVYHQSGSLTPNHMGRRYQLYIGNLTWWTTDQDISNTMRDIGVADFQEVKFFENRSNGQSKGFCVISLGSENSMRIVMERLSKKELHGQVPVVTYPTKQALNQFESQQKTRPVPPQQNGPRGPIPNMGGMPQHPVQGAPPGHQPRMMNPNMPPGQFRPQHMPQNMQGPPGPNQGPPRMQFQGPPGGMPPRGPRPDWSRPPMHGGFPPQGPPGPPQGPPHMQGPPRGPPPPQMGGPGGPPHGGPAPHVNPAFFNQGGGPPQHAGGPPMGGPHGPPGPQPGMAMPHQGPPHFAQQGAPRGPWPGAQAKPAGPFPEQAIVPQLNEVEFEEIMGRNRTVSSSAIARAVSDAAAGEYSSAIETLVTAISLIKQSKVANDERCKILISSLQDTLHGIETKSYNRRERSRSRERTHRSRPRRERSSSRYRERSRERERERDREAASYRERSRSRERERATADHYRDDSRSARPRKSPEAVAEVVSDPPSKRSYYEERYRSSDRDRDRDRDRERERDRDRDRERERDRREEHRSRH, encoded by the exons atgaAAATGGCTGACGGCGTGGTTATCGATTTGTATGCCGATGATTTGGATGAAAAAGATTTTAGCACCCAGGCTCAA GATGATTTTAACGCGGAAGGTGTAGATTTGTACGATGATATCAGCGTACCAAATGATAATGTAGCAGTCGTGGACGGCTCCTCAGTCGCCTCATCCCAAGCTGATGATAATTCGGGGGCTACATCCAATGGAGTTTACCATCAAAGTGGTAGCCTGACTCCTAATCACATGGGGCGACGTTATCAACTTTATATAGGAAATTTGACATGG TGGACAACTGACCAAGATATTTCAAATACAATGCGTGACATTGGCGTGGCGGATTTCCAAGAGGTGAAGTTCTTTGAAAACCGTTCGAATGGCCAATCGAAGGGATTCTGTGTGATTTCACTGGGCTCAGAAAATAGCATGCGCATAGTTATGGAGCGTCTGTCCAAAAAAGAACTCCACGGACAAGTTCCAGTGGTAACATATCCAACGAAACAGGCGCTTAATCAGTTCGAGAGCCAACAAAAGACTCGGCCGGTACCTCCACAGCAGAATGGCCCGCGAGGTCCGATTCCAAATATGGGAGGAATGCCTCAACATCCGGTGCAGGGCGCACCACCTGGCCATCAACCCCGTATGATGAATCCAAATATGCCACCTGGTCAGTTTCGTCCTCAGCATATGCCTCAAAATATGCAAGGTCCTCCAGGACCTAATCAAGGTCCACCCCGAATGCAG TTCCAGGGACCGCCAGGTGGCATGCCCCCACGAGGACCGCGACCGGACTGGAGTAGACCTCCCATGCATGGTGGTTTTCCACCACAAGGTCCACCTGGCCCGCCACAAGGGCCTCCTCATATGCAAGGACCACCTCGTGGACCACCACCACCGCAGATGGGTGGACCCGGAGGCCCACCACATGGTGGACCAGCTCCTCATGTTAATCCAGCGTTCTTCAATCAAGGTGGTGGACCACCTCAACATGCTGGGGGACCACCAATGGGTGGACCCCATGGTCCACCGGGCCCGCAACCCGGAATGGCTATGCCTCATCAAGGTCCTCCGCACTTTGCTCAACAAGGTGCACCACGGGGTCCATGGCCCGGTGCACAAGCCAAACCAGCTGGACCATTCCCTGAACAAGCTATTGTTCCTCAATTGAATGAAGTTGAGTTCGAAGAGATAATGGGAAGGAATAGAACTGTTAGTAGTTCAGCAATTGCAAG AGCGGTATCAGATGCTGCAGCAGGTGAATATTCCAGTGCAATTGAAACTCTTGTAACTGCTATATCACTAATAAAGCAATCGAAAGTTGCTAATGACGAACGCTGTAAGATATTGATAAGTTCCCTGCAGGACACCCTCCATGGGATCGAAACTAAGAGCTACAATCGCAGAGAAAGATCACGCTCCAGAGAACGAACTCATAGATCAAGACCAAGGCGTGAGCGATCGTCATCACGTTATCGCGAACGGTCTAGAGAGCGGGAAAGGGAAAGAGATCGAGAAGCTGC gagCTACCGCGAACGCTCGAGAAGTAGAGAACGTGAACGTGCAACTGCAGATCATTACAGAGACGACAG CAGATCAGCCAGACCCCGCAAATCACCGGAAGCCGTTGCAGAGGTAGTAAGTGATCCACCTTCTAAGCGCAGCTATTATGAGGAAAGGTATAGGTCTTCGGATCGTGACAGAGATCGTGACCGCGATCGTGAACGTGAACGTGATCGCGACCGTGACCGTGAACGCGAACGCGATCGCCGCGAAGAGCATCGATCTCGTCACTAG
- the LOC129944616 gene encoding cleavage and polyadenylation specificity factor subunit 6 isoform X2 translates to MKMADGVVIDLYADDLDEKDFSTQAQDDFNAEGVDLYDDISVPNDNVAVVDGSSVASSQADDNSGATSNGVYHQSGSLTPNHMGRRYQLYIGNLTWWTTDQDISNTMRDIGVADFQEVKFFENRSNGQSKGFCVISLGSENSMRIVMERLSKKELHGQVPVVTYPTKQALNQFESQQKTRPVPPQQNGPRGPIPNMGGMPQHPVQGAPPGHQPRMMNPNMPPGQFRPQHMPQNMQGPPGPNQGPPRMQPPPMHQGGPMGPQNQMQGPPRYPNQGQWNGPRPNGPRPGPMNGPPHQQRPQMFQGPPGGMPPRGPRPDWSRPPMHGGFPPQGPPGPPQGPPHMQGPPRGPPPPQMGGPGGPPHGGPAPHVNPAFFNQGGGPPQHAGGPPMGGPHGPPGPQPGMAMPHQGPPHFAQQGAPRGPWPGAQAKPAGPFPEQAIVPQLNEVEFEEIMGRNRTVSSSAIARAVSDAAAGEYSSAIETLVTAISLIKQSKVANDERCKILISSLQDTLHGIETKSYNRRERSRSRERTHRSRPRRERSSSRYRERSRERERERDREAASYRERSRSRERERATADHYRDDSRSARPRKSPEAVAEVVSDPPSKRSYYEERYRSSDRDRDRDRDRERERDRDRDRERERDRREEHRSRH, encoded by the exons atgaAAATGGCTGACGGCGTGGTTATCGATTTGTATGCCGATGATTTGGATGAAAAAGATTTTAGCACCCAGGCTCAA GATGATTTTAACGCGGAAGGTGTAGATTTGTACGATGATATCAGCGTACCAAATGATAATGTAGCAGTCGTGGACGGCTCCTCAGTCGCCTCATCCCAAGCTGATGATAATTCGGGGGCTACATCCAATGGAGTTTACCATCAAAGTGGTAGCCTGACTCCTAATCACATGGGGCGACGTTATCAACTTTATATAGGAAATTTGACATGG TGGACAACTGACCAAGATATTTCAAATACAATGCGTGACATTGGCGTGGCGGATTTCCAAGAGGTGAAGTTCTTTGAAAACCGTTCGAATGGCCAATCGAAGGGATTCTGTGTGATTTCACTGGGCTCAGAAAATAGCATGCGCATAGTTATGGAGCGTCTGTCCAAAAAAGAACTCCACGGACAAGTTCCAGTGGTAACATATCCAACGAAACAGGCGCTTAATCAGTTCGAGAGCCAACAAAAGACTCGGCCGGTACCTCCACAGCAGAATGGCCCGCGAGGTCCGATTCCAAATATGGGAGGAATGCCTCAACATCCGGTGCAGGGCGCACCACCTGGCCATCAACCCCGTATGATGAATCCAAATATGCCACCTGGTCAGTTTCGTCCTCAGCATATGCCTCAAAATATGCAAGGTCCTCCAGGACCTAATCAAGGTCCACCCCGAATGCAG CCACCGCCAATGCACCAAGGAGGACCAATGGGACCACAGAATCAAATGCAAGGACCGCCTCGTTATCCTAATCAGGGCCAGTGGAATGGTCCACGTCCAAATGGACCAAGGCCCGGTCCTATGAATGGTCCGCCTCATCAACAAAGGCCACAAATG TTCCAGGGACCGCCAGGTGGCATGCCCCCACGAGGACCGCGACCGGACTGGAGTAGACCTCCCATGCATGGTGGTTTTCCACCACAAGGTCCACCTGGCCCGCCACAAGGGCCTCCTCATATGCAAGGACCACCTCGTGGACCACCACCACCGCAGATGGGTGGACCCGGAGGCCCACCACATGGTGGACCAGCTCCTCATGTTAATCCAGCGTTCTTCAATCAAGGTGGTGGACCACCTCAACATGCTGGGGGACCACCAATGGGTGGACCCCATGGTCCACCGGGCCCGCAACCCGGAATGGCTATGCCTCATCAAGGTCCTCCGCACTTTGCTCAACAAGGTGCACCACGGGGTCCATGGCCCGGTGCACAAGCCAAACCAGCTGGACCATTCCCTGAACAAGCTATTGTTCCTCAATTGAATGAAGTTGAGTTCGAAGAGATAATGGGAAGGAATAGAACTGTTAGTAGTTCAGCAATTGCAAG AGCGGTATCAGATGCTGCAGCAGGTGAATATTCCAGTGCAATTGAAACTCTTGTAACTGCTATATCACTAATAAAGCAATCGAAAGTTGCTAATGACGAACGCTGTAAGATATTGATAAGTTCCCTGCAGGACACCCTCCATGGGATCGAAACTAAGAGCTACAATCGCAGAGAAAGATCACGCTCCAGAGAACGAACTCATAGATCAAGACCAAGGCGTGAGCGATCGTCATCACGTTATCGCGAACGGTCTAGAGAGCGGGAAAGGGAAAGAGATCGAGAAGCTGC gagCTACCGCGAACGCTCGAGAAGTAGAGAACGTGAACGTGCAACTGCAGATCATTACAGAGACGACAG CAGATCAGCCAGACCCCGCAAATCACCGGAAGCCGTTGCAGAGGTAGTAAGTGATCCACCTTCTAAGCGCAGCTATTATGAGGAAAGGTATAGGTCTTCGGATCGTGACAGAGATCGTGACCGCGATCGTGAACGTGAACGTGATCGCGACCGTGACCGTGAACGCGAACGCGATCGCCGCGAAGAGCATCGATCTCGTCACTAG
- the LOC129944616 gene encoding cleavage and polyadenylation specificity factor subunit 6 isoform X4: MKMADGVVIDLYADDLDEKDFSTQAQDDFNAEGVDLYDDISVPNDNVAVVDGSSVASSQADDNSGATSNGVYHQSGSLTPNHMGRRYQLYIGNLTWWTTDQDISNTMRDIGVADFQEVKFFENRSNGQSKGFCVISLGSENSMRIVMERLSKKELHGQVPVVTYPTKQALNQFESQQKTRPVPPQQNGPRGPIPNMGGMPQHPVQGAPPGHQPRMMNPNMPPGQFRPQHMPQNMQGPPGPNQGPPRMQFQGPPGGMPPRGPRPDWSRPPMHGGFPPQGPPGPPQGPPHMQGPPRGPPPPQMGGPGGPPHGGPAPHVNPAFFNQGGGPPQHAGGPPMGGPHGPPGPQPGMAMPHQGPPHFAQQGAPRGPWPGAQAKPAGPFPEQAIVPQLNEVEFEEIMGRNRTVSSSAIARAVSDAAAGEYSSAIETLVTAISLIKQSKVANDERCKILISSLQDTLHGIETKSYNRRERSRSRERTHRSRPRRERSSSRYRERSRERERERDREAASYRERSRSRERERATADHYRDDSSSRSARPRKSPEAVAEVVSDPPSKRSYYEERYRSSDRDRDRDRDRERERDRDRDRERERDRREEHRSRH; encoded by the exons atgaAAATGGCTGACGGCGTGGTTATCGATTTGTATGCCGATGATTTGGATGAAAAAGATTTTAGCACCCAGGCTCAA GATGATTTTAACGCGGAAGGTGTAGATTTGTACGATGATATCAGCGTACCAAATGATAATGTAGCAGTCGTGGACGGCTCCTCAGTCGCCTCATCCCAAGCTGATGATAATTCGGGGGCTACATCCAATGGAGTTTACCATCAAAGTGGTAGCCTGACTCCTAATCACATGGGGCGACGTTATCAACTTTATATAGGAAATTTGACATGG TGGACAACTGACCAAGATATTTCAAATACAATGCGTGACATTGGCGTGGCGGATTTCCAAGAGGTGAAGTTCTTTGAAAACCGTTCGAATGGCCAATCGAAGGGATTCTGTGTGATTTCACTGGGCTCAGAAAATAGCATGCGCATAGTTATGGAGCGTCTGTCCAAAAAAGAACTCCACGGACAAGTTCCAGTGGTAACATATCCAACGAAACAGGCGCTTAATCAGTTCGAGAGCCAACAAAAGACTCGGCCGGTACCTCCACAGCAGAATGGCCCGCGAGGTCCGATTCCAAATATGGGAGGAATGCCTCAACATCCGGTGCAGGGCGCACCACCTGGCCATCAACCCCGTATGATGAATCCAAATATGCCACCTGGTCAGTTTCGTCCTCAGCATATGCCTCAAAATATGCAAGGTCCTCCAGGACCTAATCAAGGTCCACCCCGAATGCAG TTCCAGGGACCGCCAGGTGGCATGCCCCCACGAGGACCGCGACCGGACTGGAGTAGACCTCCCATGCATGGTGGTTTTCCACCACAAGGTCCACCTGGCCCGCCACAAGGGCCTCCTCATATGCAAGGACCACCTCGTGGACCACCACCACCGCAGATGGGTGGACCCGGAGGCCCACCACATGGTGGACCAGCTCCTCATGTTAATCCAGCGTTCTTCAATCAAGGTGGTGGACCACCTCAACATGCTGGGGGACCACCAATGGGTGGACCCCATGGTCCACCGGGCCCGCAACCCGGAATGGCTATGCCTCATCAAGGTCCTCCGCACTTTGCTCAACAAGGTGCACCACGGGGTCCATGGCCCGGTGCACAAGCCAAACCAGCTGGACCATTCCCTGAACAAGCTATTGTTCCTCAATTGAATGAAGTTGAGTTCGAAGAGATAATGGGAAGGAATAGAACTGTTAGTAGTTCAGCAATTGCAAG AGCGGTATCAGATGCTGCAGCAGGTGAATATTCCAGTGCAATTGAAACTCTTGTAACTGCTATATCACTAATAAAGCAATCGAAAGTTGCTAATGACGAACGCTGTAAGATATTGATAAGTTCCCTGCAGGACACCCTCCATGGGATCGAAACTAAGAGCTACAATCGCAGAGAAAGATCACGCTCCAGAGAACGAACTCATAGATCAAGACCAAGGCGTGAGCGATCGTCATCACGTTATCGCGAACGGTCTAGAGAGCGGGAAAGGGAAAGAGATCGAGAAGCTGC gagCTACCGCGAACGCTCGAGAAGTAGAGAACGTGAACGTGCAACTGCAGATCATTACAGAGACGACAG TTCTAGCAGATCAGCCAGACCCCGCAAATCACCGGAAGCCGTTGCAGAGGTAGTAAGTGATCCACCTTCTAAGCGCAGCTATTATGAGGAAAGGTATAGGTCTTCGGATCGTGACAGAGATCGTGACCGCGATCGTGAACGTGAACGTGATCGCGACCGTGACCGTGAACGCGAACGCGATCGCCGCGAAGAGCATCGATCTCGTCACTAG
- the LOC129944616 gene encoding cleavage and polyadenylation specificity factor subunit 6 isoform X1, which translates to MKMADGVVIDLYADDLDEKDFSTQAQDDFNAEGVDLYDDISVPNDNVAVVDGSSVASSQADDNSGATSNGVYHQSGSLTPNHMGRRYQLYIGNLTWWTTDQDISNTMRDIGVADFQEVKFFENRSNGQSKGFCVISLGSENSMRIVMERLSKKELHGQVPVVTYPTKQALNQFESQQKTRPVPPQQNGPRGPIPNMGGMPQHPVQGAPPGHQPRMMNPNMPPGQFRPQHMPQNMQGPPGPNQGPPRMQPPPMHQGGPMGPQNQMQGPPRYPNQGQWNGPRPNGPRPGPMNGPPHQQRPQMFQGPPGGMPPRGPRPDWSRPPMHGGFPPQGPPGPPQGPPHMQGPPRGPPPPQMGGPGGPPHGGPAPHVNPAFFNQGGGPPQHAGGPPMGGPHGPPGPQPGMAMPHQGPPHFAQQGAPRGPWPGAQAKPAGPFPEQAIVPQLNEVEFEEIMGRNRTVSSSAIARAVSDAAAGEYSSAIETLVTAISLIKQSKVANDERCKILISSLQDTLHGIETKSYNRRERSRSRERTHRSRPRRERSSSRYRERSRERERERDREAASYRERSRSRERERATADHYRDDSSSRSARPRKSPEAVAEVVSDPPSKRSYYEERYRSSDRDRDRDRDRERERDRDRDRERERDRREEHRSRH; encoded by the exons atgaAAATGGCTGACGGCGTGGTTATCGATTTGTATGCCGATGATTTGGATGAAAAAGATTTTAGCACCCAGGCTCAA GATGATTTTAACGCGGAAGGTGTAGATTTGTACGATGATATCAGCGTACCAAATGATAATGTAGCAGTCGTGGACGGCTCCTCAGTCGCCTCATCCCAAGCTGATGATAATTCGGGGGCTACATCCAATGGAGTTTACCATCAAAGTGGTAGCCTGACTCCTAATCACATGGGGCGACGTTATCAACTTTATATAGGAAATTTGACATGG TGGACAACTGACCAAGATATTTCAAATACAATGCGTGACATTGGCGTGGCGGATTTCCAAGAGGTGAAGTTCTTTGAAAACCGTTCGAATGGCCAATCGAAGGGATTCTGTGTGATTTCACTGGGCTCAGAAAATAGCATGCGCATAGTTATGGAGCGTCTGTCCAAAAAAGAACTCCACGGACAAGTTCCAGTGGTAACATATCCAACGAAACAGGCGCTTAATCAGTTCGAGAGCCAACAAAAGACTCGGCCGGTACCTCCACAGCAGAATGGCCCGCGAGGTCCGATTCCAAATATGGGAGGAATGCCTCAACATCCGGTGCAGGGCGCACCACCTGGCCATCAACCCCGTATGATGAATCCAAATATGCCACCTGGTCAGTTTCGTCCTCAGCATATGCCTCAAAATATGCAAGGTCCTCCAGGACCTAATCAAGGTCCACCCCGAATGCAG CCACCGCCAATGCACCAAGGAGGACCAATGGGACCACAGAATCAAATGCAAGGACCGCCTCGTTATCCTAATCAGGGCCAGTGGAATGGTCCACGTCCAAATGGACCAAGGCCCGGTCCTATGAATGGTCCGCCTCATCAACAAAGGCCACAAATG TTCCAGGGACCGCCAGGTGGCATGCCCCCACGAGGACCGCGACCGGACTGGAGTAGACCTCCCATGCATGGTGGTTTTCCACCACAAGGTCCACCTGGCCCGCCACAAGGGCCTCCTCATATGCAAGGACCACCTCGTGGACCACCACCACCGCAGATGGGTGGACCCGGAGGCCCACCACATGGTGGACCAGCTCCTCATGTTAATCCAGCGTTCTTCAATCAAGGTGGTGGACCACCTCAACATGCTGGGGGACCACCAATGGGTGGACCCCATGGTCCACCGGGCCCGCAACCCGGAATGGCTATGCCTCATCAAGGTCCTCCGCACTTTGCTCAACAAGGTGCACCACGGGGTCCATGGCCCGGTGCACAAGCCAAACCAGCTGGACCATTCCCTGAACAAGCTATTGTTCCTCAATTGAATGAAGTTGAGTTCGAAGAGATAATGGGAAGGAATAGAACTGTTAGTAGTTCAGCAATTGCAAG AGCGGTATCAGATGCTGCAGCAGGTGAATATTCCAGTGCAATTGAAACTCTTGTAACTGCTATATCACTAATAAAGCAATCGAAAGTTGCTAATGACGAACGCTGTAAGATATTGATAAGTTCCCTGCAGGACACCCTCCATGGGATCGAAACTAAGAGCTACAATCGCAGAGAAAGATCACGCTCCAGAGAACGAACTCATAGATCAAGACCAAGGCGTGAGCGATCGTCATCACGTTATCGCGAACGGTCTAGAGAGCGGGAAAGGGAAAGAGATCGAGAAGCTGC gagCTACCGCGAACGCTCGAGAAGTAGAGAACGTGAACGTGCAACTGCAGATCATTACAGAGACGACAG TTCTAGCAGATCAGCCAGACCCCGCAAATCACCGGAAGCCGTTGCAGAGGTAGTAAGTGATCCACCTTCTAAGCGCAGCTATTATGAGGAAAGGTATAGGTCTTCGGATCGTGACAGAGATCGTGACCGCGATCGTGAACGTGAACGTGATCGCGACCGTGACCGTGAACGCGAACGCGATCGCCGCGAAGAGCATCGATCTCGTCACTAG